The Leguminivora glycinivorella isolate SPB_JAAS2020 chromosome 4, LegGlyc_1.1, whole genome shotgun sequence genome segment gcaactggtacagggcctaagccataatttaaaattatattgtgatttttatatgtatttgtgttttatttaatactaagtatgagtttcaacattttcaactcaaggaactgaaattaagagaagagactcggaaattgtGTAAGATGCAGATGGCAatggcggtattggataagatatgcgtcgatattccctgtctatctttgtgtctctgacttgactgctgctagctctgtactctattcattaggtttttattttatacacatactttatttttgtattaaaataaatgataaaaaaaaacctaacgaccaaaaagaataaagaaaatatctgatagtctttaatttCTTAATAGTAGGACTATACTCTCAGCCGCCTATTGCTTTGTGTAAGTAACAACGTCACAACCCTTGCAGGCTCAGTAAGGCACTATTTCTAACCGTGCATGCAGATGACCTGAGGATTTCCAAGTAGATATATTTCATTTCGTCCAATTTCATCTATTGTTTTcctgatatttatttaaaatggttGCCACTCTTGTCACTAATTAAAAATGTTACTATCTcttattttattaacatttaATAAATCATCCTCTCCCAGGGGTGACGCAGCTAACAGATGGCGAATCCGCGTAGGCTCCACCTGGGCTAACAGTGGTGGCGTAGTCCACAACGTCAAATCTATAATCATCCACCCGAGTCACAACACCAGAACTCTTGACAATGACGTCGCTCTTTTGCGTTCTGCGAGCACTATCGCTCAGAGCTATCAGGTaacttaaaatacaatacaatggaATGAATGAGTTGATGGCCGATGACGACGAAGTTATGTTAGCACGATTTGTCAACTCAATCTTTCccataataacatttgacaacgttaaaatccgtcaaatgataatttcctaaactgttgtaatgcaacttttataaccccaactgttaatttcgcaaatgtttcactttgactagaaaagtttgctcaactttactttcgtcaaattaattactggacaaaattatttagtcaaataatttgtttagtaaaaaattttttCCTTAAAAACACACTATGCAAAACCACTTTTTGACAAGCGTTTTAAGatgattgttttcatttaccgaatttcatttcccaaacagattttaacaactacttacacgtttgcttcccacaaacacttttgacgaaaataccataattatgacgagtcaaataatctttaaaaacctaaacatagcctaaaaacctaaaagtaggtttaggttaggttggaacttcGCCCCTCACACAAAATTGTTGCtaataaagtaggtttaggtaaggttggaactgcgaccccacacaaaatgttgctaagaaagtaggtttaggttaggttggaactgcgacccccacacaaaatgttgctaagaaagttggtttaggttaggttggaactgcgaccaacacacaaaatgttgttaaaaaagtaggtttaggttaggttggaactgcgacccccacacaaaatgttgctaagaaagtaggtttaggttaggttggaactgcgacccccgcacaaaatgttgctaaaaaagtaggtttaggttaggttggaactgcgacccccacacaaaatgttgctaaagaagtaggtttaggttaggttggaactgcgacccccacacaaaatgttgctaaataagtaggtttaggttaggttagaactgcgacccccacacaaaactttgctaagaaagtaggtttatgttaggttggaactgcgacccccacacaaaactgttgctaagaaagtaggtttaggttaggttagaactgcgacccccacacaaaactgcgacccccacacaaaactgttgcgaagaaagtaggtttaggttaggttagaactgcgacccccacacaaaactgttgctaagaaagtaggtttaggttaggttagaactgcgacccccacgcaaaactttgctaagaatgtaggtttaggttaggttcgaactgcgacccccacacaaaactgttgctaaaaaagtaggtttaggttaggttagaactgcgacccccacgcaaaactttgctaagaatgtaggtttaggttaggttggaactgcgacccccacacaaaatgttgctaagaaagcaggtttaggttaggttggaactgcgacccccacacaaaatgttgctaagaaagtaggtttaggttaggttggaactgcgaccaacacacaaaatgttgttaaaaaagtaggtttaggttaggttggaactgcgacccccacacaaaatgttgctaagaaagtaggtttaggttaggttggaattgcgaccccacacaaaatgttgctaaataagtaggtttaggttaggttagaactgcgacccccacacaaaatgttgctaaagaagtaggtttaggttaggttggaactgcgacccccacacaaaatgttgctaaataagtaggtttaggttaggttagaactgcgacccccacacaaaactttgctaagaaagtaggtttatgttaggttggaactgcgacccccacacaaaactgttgctaagaaagtaggtttaggttaggttagaactgcgacccccacacaaaactgttgcgaagaaagtaggtttaggttaggttagaactgcgacccccacacaaaactgttgctaagaaagtaggtttaggttaggttagaactgcgacccccacgcaaaactttgctaagaatgtaggtttaggttaggttcgaactgcgacccccacacaaaactgttgctaaaaaagtaggtttaggttaggttagaactgcgacccccacgcaaaactttgctaagaatgtaggtttaggttaggttggaactgcgatccccacacaaaactgttgctaaataaagtaggtttaggttaggttagaactgcgacccccacacaaaactgtagcgaagaaagtaggtttaggttagaactgcgacccccacacaaaactgttgctaagaaagtaggtttaggttaggttaaaactgcgaccccacacaaaatgttgctaagaaagtaggtttaggttaggttagaactgcgacccccacacaaaatgttactaaaaaagtaggtttatttCGAATACATTAAGATttggtaatataaaaaaatgtcaaagtaaatgtggtttatttatatttttgtcaacTACTCGGTTTGAGTAAACAaggtttgttaaaataaaaaatgcccaaGAAATGTTTTACCAAATGTTAGATTTGGCTTTTTTTCTGTTGGGATAATATTGGTTGGCAATTAATCATTTTGATTAATTGAAGtttggtaaaatgaacattGCCAAAGTAAGGAAgtgtctaaatatttatttggatatcattattttggcaaatatgtatatggcacatgataagttgggaaatgatgagttgccttttaaatttttgggatacattgtttgggatgtgaaaatcTGGCAAATAACTTTCGGTAATACATTAGTAACCCCAAAAATGATGTTGGCTTTTTAATTGAAAAACATATATTGATTGAAGCTCACACGTTTTTAGCTTAATATTTAAAGATAACCGGATATGTAGCAGTTGAATTTTCACTTCGACGAAGTTTGAAGTGGACACCTGCAAACATTTCTTCTGACAACTCAATAGCTATAGTAAGATATAACTGTATTATTTACATGTACTTGCTCCACACAGTCTCGCGCTGGCAGCATCGCCGGAGCTAACTACTTCTTAGCGGATAACCAAGCTGTCTGGGCCATAGGATGGGGAGCAACGTGTTCCAGCTGTTCCGGTTCCGACCAGCTGAGACATGTCCAGATCTGGGTCGTGAACCAGAACACTTGCAAACAGCGATATCTTGAGGTCAGTCTGTCTTTATACTACATCTATGGCAAAAAAAACACggctcgcctgatggtaataaatCTTTGTAGCCTATGGTAACTCCAGAGAATCTCCTCACTTTCAGTTTCGATTTTCTGCACAGTTTATCTCTCCTCTAGATTTGTCGTTGCCACACAAAGCAAGGTGTTAGCTCATAACTTCAACCTTCCAATGACCGTCAAGCCTCATGAGCATACACCCTTCTTCAAGGCAAGCAAAAGGATTACCATCAGTCCTGTCTGATCGTTTGCCTCCtaaggtataaaacatttttttgagtGAAGTTTTACGGCATATAGGTTTTCCTTATTGAGGTGTGCAAGCAAGAGTATTtagttttgtaatatttattttgtaacccGTGAAAATCCAACATTTCCATCCATTCCAGGTGGGTGGAACCGTCACCGACAACATGCTGTGCTCAGGCTGGCTGGACGTGGGCGGCCGCGACCAGTGCCAGGGCGACTCGGGCGGCCCACTGGTGCACCAGGGGGTGGTGGTGGGGGTGTGCTCGTGGGGACAGGGCTGCGCGCAGGCTCGGTACCCTGGGATCAACACTAGAGTCTCCAGGTTTACGGCGTGGATACAGGCTAACGCATAATTCTGAACTGACTATCTGACTGAATAAATAGAGGATTttctgaacaataaataaaagaaaaaaatgaaagCTTGTAGGTAAATAGTGTTCTAACTATTCATCATACCTTCATCCATTCATCCGTCTATTTATCCTTCCATCCTGCGAACAATCCTTCCATCCATCCTTCTATCCGTGGAGTGTGGCAGTCCTCTGGCGTTAATCCTTTCAACCCATCCTTCCATCAGTCTGCCATTGTTGTGTTTATAACAGAAAAGGACTCTTGTCTGACATTCGAAATAATCACTAACCACGAACTATACCTATTATGCTACACATGATAACTTATCTGCGTTTCCCATACATTACCGACATTGTATAAAACGTTTCTTACAAAGTTTGTTTGGAACGTCAATGGTTGCTGCATGAATTACCAAGATCGCTGAAAAGTATATTGGCAGATTGCCAACTCTGTTCTTAGGTTACTGCGTAGATTACTTACCTACTAGACCGGTTATCTATAATGACTTGAGCTAGTTGCGTCTGGTTTGTGAACATAGCACGGAAGCGATTGTTCACTAAAAGTTACAAAACCTAGAAGTTTTAAATACAACCACTAGCAAAACTTCGTAACACAATGATGACCGCCTAAATATCTACCACGATGTTTTTGTGAAGCACAAGACCATGTCACATCTTTATGCGGCCTTCGAAGAGTAACCAgcttaaactatttttaaatatcCTTTTATATGATTCCTATGGATAGGTAATATGATTAAACTTTACGGAGTCTACAGAAGACAATCTCTGGGTTACAGTTATCTACCAACCTTCCCTCGGAACTAGATTGGCACTGTCGTAATGGATTCTTGTTTATTTTCCTAGATAATACCTGTTACGTGAACATGATCTGCCTCCGTGTGTCAGCCGTGTAAGGCTCACGATAAAAGGGTTGCAGCCGACATATGTACCTGGAAGAGAAAGGAAACATTGCATTAGAAATTGTATTACAGAGATGATAATAAAATTGATTCAAAAATAAgagtttttttaatactacgtcggtggcaaacacgcgtacggtccgcctgatggaaagcggtcaccgcaacctatggacgcctgcaactcaagaagtgtcacatgcgcgttgccaacccattagaaacttgtacactcatttTGCTGTGTCAAGTACACAGTTTAAAGGAGTGTACAAGACAAGTTCCAAGGAgtgttcgggttgccgacgactcaaaggacaatagacggaacaaatttagttccgtaggtccttccgtcatcagcacaccgcaccctcgttgagttcTGGctgcagccttactcaccggcaggaaggaatacaacactatgagtagggtctagtgctatttggctgcggtcttctgaaCGATTcactcaaaatcaaaatcaaaaacgtttattcagcaagtaggccacaggggcacttttacatggatgactgggatatagaccgtgattacctttttgatttttatgtgatcatgatgcatgtaactgcgatGAAATATCCAGAgctcaacaaaaatcaaaaaatatcacGGTCTACAGTTTACCCCGGTTAGTATAAGTCTGATAATAAGGAGATTATCCTAATTTATAAAATAGgttgttattattttgaacttgtAGCATTAAGATTTAAATACAAGATACTCGATAGCTTAAACTTAACGGAAAAGAGCAGTTGTTTTTGTAAAGACAGGAAACCGCCCCCAAacttaatgtacctacctatccaTGAATCGAGTGTCGACACAAACCCGATAGGGTTTCACGGCACTGCGGTATATAAACAAATGTAAGGtttttaatatataattttaaaaaagtttacttaatagaaccaaaaattacacacattttccctAACAATTGTGCTAttgtaacattaaataaatatagtatCTACTAAGGTATTCTAACATTTTGGAAACTGCAACGACTCCTGATAGACGCTCTGTGAGTGATAACAAAACGAGTATGTTAAATaacgttttcccctcactagctcggaaacacgtgttttgtcctttaataccagcgggtaaaaacgtattttacccactagtggataaagtaatttgacgttgaatatagtcaaattttctgctttaaaactgataaaagtggaTGTATTTAGTGGTGAAGATGATTTATTTATCATCTGTTAGTGGTGAAGATGATTTATTTATCAtctgtggaattactggaagcagtgataaacgcgtttttttgcgttgtaatttcctcgctatattgaggggaaaagttttgtgttacactcgggtgcaaatgtattttacttctcgtgtgttgaaaaactcgccaagttcaggattctattctcgaaccactcgcttcgctcgtggttcaactgtagaatcctttcacttgctcgtttttcaattccacactcggcattaaaatacaactttgcacccttatataacaaataactattaacatacTCGTTTTCGAACTTTATTTTGCACAACAAACTTTGTACAAATAATGTTTGTACGAACCCTCTCCATTTCTCGACTTGATTCATTGAAACAAAACATTTCCTCTTTAACGCGGAGTTCGCACGAAAAATATTGCCGCTCCTTTGTTCCGTCCACAAATGATTTCAGAGTGAGCGGTGTTATAAATAGGCCTCTTATTCTTATTAAAACAATTTTAGCCACATTTTTCCGGTATTTTGATACTGCTTTCACGAGTactatatatatgtacatattatactTAGCTTACTGAGATAACTAAGTACACCTTAaaactgtaggtaggtacatgtcGTATCAGCGGGTCTAATCGATCCGATGTCGTAATGAACGTGTTAAATCTAGGACAACGCGAATTATTCTACAATTGAAGCCAAGCATAGCAATAGACTTTTAAATAGGAGCGATAAATTTACTTGTAGATAAcatagatattaaaaaaaattgcaaaaagaATTCAGATTTCGGAAGCTCTGTAAGCAGCGTAAGAAATTATAAGAGGAAATATTTAACAGATATTACATCC includes the following:
- the LOC125225264 gene encoding trypsin CFT-1-like, with product MRFTLVVVVVWLAAVAAVPRNPQRIVGGSVTTIEQYPFAAPLLYSWNLITYSQSCSGTILNSRTILSAAHCFVGDAANRWRIRVGSTWANSGGVVHNVKSIIIHPSHNTRTLDNDVALLRSASTIAQSYQSRAGSIAGANYFLADNQAVWAIGWGATCSSCSGSDQLRHVQIWVVNQNTCKQRYLEVGGTVTDNMLCSGWLDVGGRDQCQGDSGGPLVHQGVVVGVCSWGQGCAQARYPGINTRVSRFTAWIQANA